A region of Thiofilum sp. DNA encodes the following proteins:
- a CDS encoding dihydrodipicolinate reductase C-terminal domain-containing protein — translation MRVGLMGFGKTGRAVASVLLESNKVTLQWAIRQSQLLEHRSVPEFLGISSNANDPGFIYTRDEYSASELLDKHPIDILVDFSSNSGVDYYGDEAAQRGITIISAISQYQPEKIEKLQQLAEKTVVMHSPNITLGINFLIISAKILKNIAPFTDIEIIEEHFKSKPEVSGTAKIIAHNLDLPEASIKTIRAGGIIGVHEILFGFPYQTVRLKHESISREAFGNGILFAIANLKDKTQGFYNMEDLLLPYFHVSEEDTTLSISQKSWWKFWEK, via the coding sequence ATGCGAGTTGGTCTCATGGGGTTCGGTAAGACAGGTCGAGCAGTCGCCTCAGTCTTATTAGAATCTAATAAAGTCACATTGCAATGGGCAATTCGTCAATCCCAATTACTAGAGCATCGTTCTGTGCCCGAATTTCTGGGCATTTCCTCTAATGCTAATGATCCGGGCTTTATTTATACGCGAGATGAGTACAGTGCCAGTGAGCTATTAGATAAACATCCCATTGATATTTTAGTGGATTTCTCATCTAATTCTGGTGTTGATTATTATGGTGATGAAGCAGCGCAACGAGGTATTACGATTATTAGTGCTATTTCTCAATATCAACCTGAAAAAATCGAAAAACTACAACAACTAGCCGAAAAAACCGTAGTGATGCATTCGCCTAATATTACCTTGGGCATTAACTTTCTTATTATATCTGCGAAAATTCTCAAAAATATAGCTCCTTTTACTGACATAGAAATTATTGAGGAACATTTTAAAAGTAAACCAGAGGTATCGGGTACTGCTAAAATTATTGCCCATAATCTCGATCTTCCTGAGGCAAGTATTAAAACCATAAGAGCAGGTGGTATTATTGGTGTACATGAAATCTTATTTGGCTTTCCCTATCAAACAGTACGTTTAAAGCATGAGTCCATTTCACGCGAAGCTTTCGGCAATGGGATTTTATTTGCTATAGCCAATCTGAAGGATAAAACACAGGGCTTTTATAATATGGAAGATTTATTACTACCCTATTTTCATGTAAGTGAAGAGGATACTACTTTATCCATAAGCCAAAAATCGTGGTGGAAATTTTGGGAAAAATAA
- a CDS encoding Dabb family protein, translating to MIRHCVLMKFKSDISEAERQRLYAQIQALQNHLTGWQGFIAGANINPETGMDKGYNGGFIIDFLDEKSHLAYLADAQHQEVGAQLVVAAQDGLEGIMVFDFKF from the coding sequence ATGATTCGACATTGTGTATTAATGAAATTCAAATCTGATATTAGTGAAGCAGAGCGTCAAAGGCTTTATGCACAAATTCAAGCATTACAAAACCATTTAACAGGATGGCAGGGATTCATAGCGGGGGCTAATATAAACCCCGAAACAGGTATGGATAAGGGCTATAATGGTGGCTTTATAATTGATTTCTTAGATGAGAAAAGCCACTTAGCTTATTTAGCCGATGCTCAACATCAAGAGGTCGGTGCTCAGCTAGTAGTTGCCGCTCAAGATGGACTAGAGGGCATTATGGTATTTGATTTTAAATTCTAA
- a CDS encoding TMEM165/GDT1 family protein, whose protein sequence is MLEAFLVSTGIVALAEMGDKTQLLSLVLAAKFRRPIPIILGILVATLLNHALAGAVGAWLTTLLGPDALRWILGLSFLAMAVWIMIPDQLDDGEADVGKHRYGIFVTTVVVFFLAEMGDKTQIATVALAAQYASLLWVVAGTTLGMMLANVPAVLIGDKVAKQLPLKLIHSIAAAIFAVLGVLALMGVGQSALQ, encoded by the coding sequence ATCTTGGAAGCTTTTCTTGTCTCTACGGGTATCGTAGCTCTTGCTGAAATGGGTGATAAAACCCAATTATTGTCCCTAGTCTTAGCTGCCAAATTCCGCCGACCTATACCTATTATCTTAGGCATTTTAGTGGCCACCTTACTCAATCATGCTCTTGCGGGTGCAGTAGGTGCATGGCTCACTACCTTATTAGGCCCTGATGCCTTGCGTTGGATCTTAGGGCTATCCTTCTTAGCTATGGCAGTTTGGATCATGATTCCCGACCAACTAGATGATGGTGAGGCGGACGTGGGCAAGCATCGTTATGGTATTTTTGTGACTACTGTAGTGGTATTTTTCTTGGCTGAAATGGGCGACAAAACCCAGATTGCTACCGTTGCTTTAGCAGCGCAGTACGCTTCACTGTTATGGGTAGTGGCAGGTACGACCTTGGGTATGATGTTAGCTAATGTACCGGCGGTATTGATTGGCGATAAAGTAGCTAAGCAATTGCCTTTAAAACTCATACACAGTATTGCAGCCGCTATTTTTGCCGTATTAGGTGTCTTAGCTTTAATGGGAGTAGGGCAAAGCGCACTGCAATAG
- a CDS encoding TIGR00730 family Rossman fold protein: MQRVCVYCGSNGGKRADYLNMAQALGAELAQRQLTLVYGGAKVGLMGAIADATLAQGGQVIGVLPQALMTKELAHQGLTELHIVSSMHERKLMMAELSDAFIALPGGLGTLEELSEIATWTQLGLHRKPCGVLNVAGYYDNLIAFIHHAVQEGFIPESQRSLILSATSPSELLSLFEQVILPTTPKWINTQQS, encoded by the coding sequence ATGCAACGAGTGTGTGTGTACTGTGGATCTAATGGGGGCAAACGTGCCGACTATTTAAACATGGCGCAAGCGTTGGGAGCTGAATTAGCGCAGCGCCAACTGACCTTAGTTTACGGGGGAGCCAAAGTAGGCTTAATGGGGGCTATTGCCGATGCGACCTTAGCACAAGGAGGGCAAGTTATCGGGGTACTGCCTCAAGCCTTAATGACTAAAGAACTCGCTCATCAAGGCTTAACAGAATTACATATTGTTAGCTCCATGCACGAACGCAAATTGATGATGGCGGAGTTATCCGATGCCTTTATAGCGCTACCAGGGGGATTAGGGACATTAGAAGAATTAAGTGAAATTGCCACTTGGACACAACTAGGTTTACATCGTAAACCCTGTGGGGTACTCAATGTGGCGGGTTATTACGATAACTTAATCGCTTTTATTCACCATGCGGTACAAGAAGGTTTTATTCCAGAGTCTCAGCGTTCCTTAATTTTAAGTGCTACTAGCCCTAGCGAGCTATTAAGTTTGTTTGAGCAAGTCATACTCCCTACGACGCCTAAATGGATTAATACTCAGCAAAGCTAA
- a CDS encoding AsnC family transcriptional regulator, whose product MNSINQAIIKLLKANSRMSWQQIGKQVYLTGQAVAARVQALEDQGIISGYTIRQDQVERHFITMFMDTNQFERFEQWLSQDERVESAYKTIGEGCYHIVFVSHATGDLEPFLNGLLKYGRYKVASMLKVVK is encoded by the coding sequence ATGAACTCAATCAATCAAGCCATTATTAAGCTACTGAAAGCTAATAGTCGTATGAGTTGGCAACAGATTGGCAAACAAGTCTATCTCACAGGGCAAGCTGTGGCAGCGCGAGTACAAGCTTTAGAGGATCAAGGGATTATTAGCGGTTATACCATTCGCCAAGATCAGGTAGAGCGTCATTTCATTACCATGTTTATGGATACAAATCAGTTTGAGCGTTTTGAGCAGTGGCTGAGTCAAGATGAGCGGGTAGAAAGTGCTTATAAAACTATTGGGGAGGGCTGTTACCATATCGTATTTGTTTCTCATGCTACAGGTGATTTAGAACCTTTTTTAAATGGATTATTAAAGTACGGACGCTATAAAGTAGCCAGTATGCTCAAGGTTGTTAAGTAG